The genomic DNA AGGCTAAGATACGTGCCGATTTGTACCAAGGTCTTGTGGATTGCGTCAATGCTGGTGAGGTTCATGCAAACAGAGTCGGGAAAAGAATTGTGTTGCCTGCATCTTTCATCGGAGGGCCTCGCGACATGCGACGTCGGTTTCTAGATGCGATGACTTTAGTTCAAGACGACGGCAAGCCTGATATATTCCTTACAATGACGTGTAATCCTAAGTGGCCTGAGATATGTGATAATTTACATGTTGGTCAAACTGCACAAGATCATCCAGACCTTGTTTCAAGAGTGTTCCGGGGTAAATTAGAAGATCTTAAGGAACAACTCTTCAAGAAACATATCCTTGGGGAAGTTAAGTCATACGTTTATGTCATTGAATTTCAAAAGCGTGGTTTGCCGCACGCACATTTTCTCCTTATCATGTACCCGCAACACAAGATCAATAACGCGGACCATTATGATAAGGTTATGTGTGCTGAAATTCCTAACAAACAAAGACATCCCAAATTTCATGAGATGGTTGTCAAGCACATGATTCACGGTCCTTGCGGCAATTTACGATTAAGCAGTCCTTGTATGCAGGGTGATCCTAAAATTTGTCGTTTTCATTATCCTAGACAATTTAATGAACATACAACACAAGGAGAAGATGCGTATCCGTTGTATCGAAGGAGAGACACCGAGATAGAAGTGGATGTACGAGGAAAAACACTTGATAATAGATGGGTGGTCCCATATAACCCAAGGCTTTTGATGATGTTTAACTGCCACATCAATGTTGAAGTTTGCTCAAGTATAAAATCTGTGAAATATCTTTTTAAATATGTTTATAAAGGACATGACAAACAGGTTATTCAAGTTGATCAAAGTGAGCCAGGGGTTGTTGTTAATGAGATAAAGAGCTTTCAAGATGCACGCTACATATCGCCCCCAGAGGCTATGTGGCGCATTTTTTCCTTCTCTCTTTCTCAAATCTCTCCTTCTGTTTTAGCCTTACAGCTTCATCTCCCAAATAATCAGATGGTTAGATTTAGAGATGATGACTTAATATCTAATATTGTTGATAGGGAAAGGGATAAGAGAACCATGAAAAACAACATTTTTTGAGAGAAATAGAATCGATGAAACAGCAAGGGTATATttgtataaagattttccaaaacACTTTACGTGGAATGGAAGCACACGCCGTTGGAATCCTCGTGGCGGTAAAAAACAAAGAGGTCGTATCGTTTCCGCTAATCCAGCCGAAGGAAAAAGGTACTACTTACGCCTACTTTTGTCAAATGTCAGAGGGCCTACTTCTTTTGAACATCTTTGCACAGTTAATGGTCAACGGTGTGAGACATTTCGAAAAGCAGCTCTTGAGTTAGGCTTAATAGAAGACGATGAATATCTATCACAATGTCTCGAAGAAGCCTCTACGTTTCAGTTTCCCAATGCTCTTCGAAGGTTATTTGCGACCATAATGATTTTTTGCCAACCTGGAGATATTCGAAAGTTATGGAATGACCATTTTGAATCACTGTCTGAAGATCATCGGTTACACTGTCAAAGTATAGAACGAGTTCAAAATATGGTTCTTACTGAAATTAGTGTCTTGCTACAATCCATGGGTAAAAATATCAATGAATTCGACCTTCCTAAGATAACAGACGATGTTAACTTACAAGATGCAGGTTATCGTGAGTTACAAGAAGAGTATGGGATTGTTTTGGAACCTGAACACTTAAGTGCCAAAGATTCACTTAATCCGGACCAAAAAAACGTGTTTGATGAGATCATGATGCATGTTGATAATGATCTTCCAGGCGTGTTCTTTATTGATGACCCAGGTGGAACTGGAAAAACATTTTTGTACATTGCCTTGCTTGCTGAAATTCGGTCACGTGGTCTTATTGCTCTCGCAACAGCTTCATCAGGTGCAGCGGCTAATAATATGCCAGGAGGTAGAACGGCTCACTCAAGATTCCAGATTCCTCTTAATCTTGAAAATAACTCAATGTGCAATATCAAAAAACAGAGTGGGGCCGCTAAACTGATTCGGTCTGCCAAAATAATCATATGGGATGAAGCGTCGATGGCTAAACGACAGGCGATAGAGGCAGTCGATCGTACATTCCAAGACATTATAGGCGTTAGTCTCCCATTTGGTGGGAAGATAATGGTTATGGGAGGTGACTTCAGACAGGTGTTGCCGGTTATTAAACGTGGCACTCGAGCACAGATTGTAGACTCCAGCGTACGAATGTCACCTCTTTGGTCTTTGACTAAGAAGATGCGGTTGACCATAAATATGAGAGCGCTGAAAGATCCATGGTTTTCTAAATTTCTTTTAAGAGTCGGCGATGGAACTGAAGAACCAATCGAAGGAAACTATATTCGCATACCTGATGACATGACAATTCAGTGCAACGACAGAGAAAACGATATTAAAGAATTGATCCATGCCATCTTTCCATCAATTGAAGATAATGTATATTCTTCAGATTATATAATCTCTAGAGCAATATTGTCCACTAAAAATGAGAGTGTTGATGAGATTAATAATCAAATGATTGaaatttttcaaggggaggaaaAAGTTTATTACAGTTTTGATGAAGCTGAAGACGATCAGCGTAACTTCTATCCGGTCAAGTTCTTAAACTCGCTAAATGTTAGTGGTTTGGCGCCTCATAAGCTTCGTTTAAAAATTGGATGCCCAATAATATTGTTACGTAATATCGATCCTTCACATGGCCTGTGTAATGGCACGCGGTTGATATGTAAGGGTTTCATGCGAAATGTTATTGATGCGGAAATTGCAGTCGGTCAACATGCGGGAAAAAGAGTTTTTTTTGCCAAGAATCCCTCTGACCCTTTCTGAAGATGACATGTTCCCATTCAAGctgaaaagaaaacaatttccaATTCGACTTA from Helianthus annuus cultivar XRQ/B chromosome 7, HanXRQr2.0-SUNRISE, whole genome shotgun sequence includes the following:
- the LOC110887640 gene encoding ATP-dependent DNA helicase PIF1-like, whose product is MKQQGYICIKIFQNTLRGMEAHAVGILVAVKNKEVVSFPLIQPKEKVNGQRCETFRKAALELGLIEDDEYLSQCLEEASTFQFPNALRRLFATIMIFCQPGDIRKLWNDHFESLSEDHRLHCQSIERVQNMVLTEISVLLQSMGKNINEFDLPKITDDVNLQDAGYRELQEEYGIVLEPEHLSAKDSLNPDQKNVFDEIMMHVDNDLPGVFFIDDPGGTGKTFLYIALLAEIRSRGLIALATASSGAAANNMPGGRTAHSRFQIPLNLENNSMCNIKKQSGAAKLIRSAKIIIWDEASMAKRQAIEAVDRTFQDIIGVSLPFGGKIMVMGGDFRQVLPVIKRGTRAQIVDSSVRMSPLWSLTKKMRLTINMRALKDPWFSKFLLRVGDGTEEPIEGNYIRIPDDMTIQCNDRENDIKELIHAIFPSIEDNVYSSDYIISRAILSTKNESVDEINNQMIEIFQGEEKVYYSFDEAEDDQRNFYPVKFLNSLNVSGLAPHKLRLKIGCPIILLRNIDPSHGLCNGTRLICKGFMRNVIDAEIAVGQHAGKRVFFAKNPSDPF